GAGTTACGAGGCAGATACGTTGACTACTTGGTTGATGAAATCGGCCGGCAGCTTTCGTTGGCGAAGCTGAAAATCGTGGTTGACTGCGCGAATGGCGCCGCTTCCGAAATCGCTCCCGAGGTCTTTCGTCGACTGGGCGCGAATATGATTGCGATCAACAACACGCCGGACGGACGAAACATAAACTTGAATGCCGGATCGCTTCACATCGAAAGCTTGCAGGAGCGTGTCGTTGCGGAGGGTTCCGATCTTGGCGTCGCGTTCGATGGCGACGCCGATCGCGCTCTGTTTGTTGATGCGACCGGAAAGTTTGTCGATGGCGACGCAACGCTTTGGGTGCTGGCGAACTATTTGAAAGCCCGCGGCGAGCTGTCGGGCGACAAAGTTGTCGCCACCGTGATGAGCAACATCGGACTGGAGATCGCGCTTCGTTCACAGGGCATCAATCTTGAGCGCACCGACGTGGGCGACAAGTATGTTCTGGAGGAACTCTTGCGCAGCGGTGGGGCGCTGGGTGGTGAACAGTCGGGTCACATCATTTTTCCGAAAGTGAGCCTCGCGGGCGATGGGATTATCACGACGCTCATGCTGTTAAGCGCGATCGTTGAAAAGCAGGAATCGCTCGGGGAACTCACCCAGGGAATTCAGCGCTATCCGCAGGTTCTGGTGAATGTAGGCGTCCGGGAAAAGCGCCCGTTTGAGGAACTGCCTTCAGTGCAGCGCCTGGCAGGCGAAATCCAACAATCATTGGGTGATCGGGGCCGTTTATTGCTTCGCTATTCGGGGACTGAGCCGCTGGCGCGCGTGATGATCGAAGGTCCAACCGAATCCGAAGTTAATCAGCAGGCTCAACGCCTGGCCGCCGCTATTGAGAAAGAGATCGGCGCCCCGAGCGATTCGTGACCGGACTGCTCACAGCGCCACATGCTTCGATCGAGGAAAATTTACAGACAGGGCTGTGA
The nucleotide sequence above comes from Pyrinomonadaceae bacterium. Encoded proteins:
- the glmM gene encoding phosphoglucosamine mutase, with the protein product MKKLFGTDGIRGEAGKFPLDAATVQVIGRSLARRLAERSDRAARIVVGRDTRESGGWIEEALISGARETGAEVESAGVITTPGVAFLTRTLPADAGVVISASHNPYHDNGIKIFEPSGRKLDDAMERAIESDIAGQDKAEPAIAAGPDPARTSESAELRGRYVDYLVDEIGRQLSLAKLKIVVDCANGAASEIAPEVFRRLGANMIAINNTPDGRNINLNAGSLHIESLQERVVAEGSDLGVAFDGDADRALFVDATGKFVDGDATLWVLANYLKARGELSGDKVVATVMSNIGLEIALRSQGINLERTDVGDKYVLEELLRSGGALGGEQSGHIIFPKVSLAGDGIITTLMLLSAIVEKQESLGELTQGIQRYPQVLVNVGVREKRPFEELPSVQRLAGEIQQSLGDRGRLLLRYSGTEPLARVMIEGPTESEVNQQAQRLAAAIEKEIGAPSDS